The Streptomyces aurantiacus genome includes a region encoding these proteins:
- a CDS encoding DUF5990 family protein, whose protein sequence is MRIRIDAVDLPGLTRPAPADGNVPAYDNLHVAVQRRDRPGELLEPQPGDAESATWTLECTATASPTGTDVKGPYVQDRLGRRFIYLSWGTVDGAGLFTMFRRAKLMLDVIPAEVLAAAAHEGLLVARLGLTDAQGGPLCARIVPPHVTWTAERADAVNSPHGE, encoded by the coding sequence ATGCGCATCCGTATCGACGCCGTCGACCTGCCCGGCCTCACCCGCCCCGCTCCCGCCGACGGGAACGTCCCGGCTTACGACAACCTCCACGTCGCCGTGCAACGCCGCGATCGTCCCGGTGAACTTCTCGAACCCCAGCCCGGGGACGCCGAGTCGGCGACCTGGACCCTGGAATGCACCGCGACGGCGTCGCCGACAGGCACCGACGTGAAAGGCCCCTACGTGCAGGACCGTCTGGGCCGGCGGTTCATCTACCTGTCGTGGGGCACGGTCGACGGGGCGGGCCTCTTCACGATGTTCCGGCGCGCCAAGCTCATGCTCGACGTCATCCCCGCCGAAGTGCTCGCCGCTGCCGCCCACGAAGGCCTCCTGGTGGCACGCCTCGGGTTGACCGACGCACAGGGCGGACCCCTGTGCGCACGGATCGTTCCCCCGCACGTCACCTGGACCGCCGAACGCGCAGACGCGGTGAACTCCCCCCACGGGGAGTGA
- a CDS encoding ABC transporter substrate-binding protein, with protein MRSSRRRLAAGLLLAPLLSGCFASGDDAPSSDSSGSGGGRLRMAMAFTPTENFSPYGQDAFHLSRLGVAEGLTRLDANGTAVPALAESWSREKSDRSWLFTLRDARFQDGGEVTAQAVASALTHVTEADPAPAVLSGVKLSAEAVGRDQVRVSTGSVDPVLPLRLSNPNLAVFSPRAYGKKGTVNPVGTATGPFELTRISGDTAATLDRFDDYWGGRAQASGVDAKFIADGTARANALRTGEADTAEALPVAQVASLDKDTVHETNTARNTSLHLNTRSGPFADPGLRAAAREAIDTSVIARDVYEGHAEPAQGIYGPALTWAAGKRIEPVGRAKASPADGRSITLATYTNRAELPEVAQVLQQQLEKAGFKVKLRVRDYSRLESDALAGKFDAFLASRNVLLDTGDPVSALASDYTCDGAYNLSLLCDKKVDAAVDAAQSVSETAERQDAVMAAEATLLGTDAVVPLVHLKVVTGIGSSARGLLLDPYERSFVGTGTRR; from the coding sequence ATGAGATCTTCCCGCCGTCGACTGGCAGCCGGCCTGCTGCTCGCCCCGCTGCTCTCCGGCTGTTTCGCCTCCGGCGACGACGCGCCGTCCTCGGACTCGTCCGGCTCCGGTGGCGGTCGTCTGCGTATGGCGATGGCCTTCACGCCGACGGAGAACTTCTCCCCGTACGGCCAGGACGCCTTCCACCTGTCCCGGCTGGGCGTCGCCGAGGGGCTGACACGGCTGGACGCCAACGGCACGGCGGTTCCCGCCCTCGCCGAGTCGTGGAGCCGTGAAAAGAGCGACCGCAGCTGGCTGTTCACGCTGCGGGACGCCAGGTTCCAGGACGGTGGCGAGGTCACCGCGCAGGCAGTCGCCTCCGCTCTCACGCACGTGACCGAGGCCGACCCCGCCCCCGCCGTGCTGTCCGGGGTGAAGCTGAGCGCCGAGGCCGTGGGCAGGGACCAGGTCCGCGTCAGCACCGGATCGGTCGACCCCGTCCTGCCGCTGCGGCTGTCCAACCCGAACCTGGCGGTGTTCTCCCCGAGGGCCTACGGGAAGAAGGGCACCGTGAACCCGGTCGGCACCGCCACCGGCCCCTTCGAACTGACCAGGATATCCGGCGACACCGCGGCCACCCTCGACCGCTTCGACGACTACTGGGGCGGTCGCGCCCAAGCCTCCGGTGTCGACGCGAAGTTCATCGCCGACGGCACCGCCCGCGCCAACGCCCTGCGCACCGGCGAGGCGGACACCGCCGAAGCCCTGCCCGTGGCGCAGGTCGCCTCCCTCGACAAGGACACCGTCCACGAGACGAACACCGCCCGCAACACCAGCCTCCATCTCAACACCAGGTCCGGCCCGTTCGCCGATCCGGGACTGCGGGCGGCGGCGCGCGAGGCGATCGACACCTCCGTCATCGCCAGGGACGTCTACGAGGGTCATGCCGAGCCCGCCCAGGGCATCTACGGCCCGGCGCTGACCTGGGCCGCCGGCAAGCGGATCGAGCCCGTCGGACGGGCGAAGGCCTCCCCGGCCGACGGCAGGTCGATCACCCTGGCCACCTACACCAACCGGGCCGAGCTGCCCGAAGTCGCCCAGGTGCTGCAACAGCAACTGGAGAAGGCCGGTTTCAAGGTGAAGCTGCGGGTGCGTGACTACTCCCGCCTGGAGAGCGACGCCCTGGCGGGGAAGTTCGACGCCTTCCTCGCCTCACGCAACGTACTTCTCGACACCGGGGACCCGGTCTCCGCCCTGGCGTCGGACTACACCTGCGACGGCGCCTACAACCTGTCCCTGCTGTGCGACAAGAAGGTCGACGCGGCCGTCGACGCCGCGCAGAGCGTTTCCGAAACCGCCGAGCGGCAGGACGCCGTCATGGCGGCGGAAGCCACCCTCCTCGGCACCGACGCGGTCGTTCCACTGGTGCACCTGAAGGTCGTCACGGGCATCGGCTCCTCGGCGCGAGGCCTCCTGCTCGACCCGTACGAGCGCTCCTTCGTGGGCACCGGGACCCGGCGCTGA
- a CDS encoding ABC transporter permease subunit — MPGFLVKGTAALRRLARGGGLTLLWRAVLAAALVCGIGLLPWLSRTDPALTVFKARSSERDPTPGALQAVRDELGLDEGPFGLLGDWLSGLSRGDAGRSWISGADVLPSVTSALGVSLLLMAGALVIAAGTASAVCARTLWLGSRRRLGERTSGGSASAVLAALPEFLLAAVLASVVGVQLGWLPALGWYGPQWMVLPALALGLPAGAVLGRMLDDLLPGAFTEPWALAAAARGVLPKSLARQALRRCVPGLLPNLGLFVVGLTGGSVAVEQIFDIPGLGRLTLRAALAQDLPVLQTGTLALVLLAAAAGMLARLAARWLIGPALRDGALHSQHRPEPPAPRTTPLLYAALLLAVIGLGLPRDPLALDTAVRLRAPSAAHPFGTDALGRDVLARIAHGALSTLTIALAVTAVALVLGVLLGMLPRLSGPLVDSVNAVPPVLAALLVTGAAGSGPWTPALAVAVVAWSPLAAHASALLQQERATTHLTATRALGAGRRYLLTHELLPAVLPPVTRHALLRLPGIALALASLGFLGLGAQPPSPEWGLLLAENQPYVERAPWAVLAPAAVLAVLGALAVTAAGGVRRPRPPKRLRRSAAPCAGRSGPPDPQEPSASAPDRTPVLVSPTDTP, encoded by the coding sequence ATGCCCGGCTTCCTGGTCAAAGGCACCGCCGCCCTGCGCCGCCTCGCGCGGGGCGGCGGGCTCACGCTGCTGTGGCGGGCCGTGCTCGCGGCCGCTCTGGTGTGCGGGATCGGCCTGCTGCCGTGGCTGTCCCGTACGGACCCGGCCCTGACCGTGTTCAAGGCCCGGTCGTCGGAACGCGACCCGACGCCCGGGGCGCTGCAGGCCGTGCGCGACGAACTCGGGCTGGACGAGGGCCCGTTCGGGCTCCTCGGTGACTGGCTGAGCGGGCTGTCGCGCGGCGACGCGGGGCGCTCGTGGATCTCCGGCGCCGACGTGCTCCCGTCCGTCACGTCAGCCCTCGGCGTCTCCCTGCTGCTCATGGCAGGGGCCCTGGTGATCGCCGCGGGCACGGCCTCGGCGGTGTGCGCCCGCACTCTGTGGCTGGGCTCGCGGCGCCGGCTCGGCGAACGTACCTCGGGCGGCTCGGCGTCGGCCGTGCTGGCCGCACTTCCGGAGTTCCTCCTCGCCGCCGTCCTGGCCTCGGTGGTCGGAGTGCAGCTGGGCTGGCTGCCCGCCCTGGGCTGGTACGGCCCGCAGTGGATGGTGCTCCCCGCCCTCGCCCTCGGGCTGCCCGCCGGGGCGGTGCTGGGGCGGATGCTGGACGATCTGCTGCCCGGTGCCTTCACCGAGCCGTGGGCGCTGGCCGCCGCCGCGCGCGGCGTTTTGCCCAAGTCGCTGGCCCGGCAGGCGCTGCGCCGCTGCGTCCCCGGACTACTGCCCAACCTGGGCCTGTTCGTCGTCGGACTGACCGGTGGATCGGTCGCCGTGGAGCAGATCTTCGACATCCCCGGACTCGGTCGGCTCACCCTGCGCGCCGCCCTCGCCCAGGACCTGCCCGTGCTGCAGACCGGCACGCTCGCTCTCGTTCTGCTCGCGGCCGCCGCCGGGATGCTTGCCCGGCTCGCGGCCCGGTGGCTGATCGGCCCCGCGCTCCGCGACGGCGCCCTGCACTCCCAGCACCGGCCCGAGCCTCCCGCGCCCCGGACGACGCCTCTGCTGTACGCGGCGCTCCTCCTCGCGGTCATCGGCCTGGGGCTGCCGCGCGACCCGCTCGCCCTGGACACCGCCGTCCGGCTCCGGGCGCCGTCCGCCGCGCATCCGTTCGGCACCGACGCGCTCGGCCGCGACGTCCTGGCCCGTATCGCGCACGGTGCGCTGAGCACCCTCACCATCGCCCTCGCGGTGACCGCCGTCGCCCTGGTGCTCGGGGTACTGCTGGGAATGCTGCCCCGGCTGTCCGGACCCCTGGTCGACTCCGTCAACGCCGTACCTCCCGTCCTGGCGGCGCTCCTCGTCACCGGGGCCGCAGGCAGCGGCCCCTGGACACCGGCACTCGCCGTGGCCGTCGTCGCCTGGTCACCGCTGGCCGCCCACGCCTCCGCGCTGCTCCAACAGGAGCGGGCCACCACCCACTTGACCGCCACCCGCGCCCTCGGTGCCGGACGTCGGTACCTGCTCACGCACGAGCTGCTCCCGGCCGTCCTGCCGCCCGTCACCCGTCACGCCCTGCTCCGGCTGCCCGGCATCGCCCTCGCCCTGGCCTCGCTCGGCTTCCTCGGCCTGGGCGCCCAGCCTCCGTCCCCCGAGTGGGGCCTTCTCCTCGCCGAGAACCAGCCCTACGTGGAACGCGCCCCGTGGGCGGTCCTCGCTCCGGCCGCCGTCCTCGCCGTGCTGGGGGCCCTGGCGGTGACCGCGGCAGGAGGCGTACGCCGTCCCCGGCCCCCGAAGCGGCTCCGGCGTTCCGCGGCGCCCTGCGCCGGACGCTCCGGCCCCCCCGACCCCCAGGAACCGTCCGCGTCCGCCCCGGACCGGACCCCCGTACTCGTCTCCCCCACGGACACCCCATGA
- a CDS encoding MDR family MFS transporter, producing MTDLISRARNRRTGRTRPPKPRRESTWGTWKTLSPLLRLLILTQLAFNIGFFAVLPFLAEHLGTAIGMAGWLVGFVLGLRTFSQQGLFVVGGWLVDRYGVRPVVLAGCALRVAGFAWLGYAGATWAVIGSVLVIGFAAALFSPAVESEVARQAVAREEEGHGPRTRVLALFTVAGQAGSFVGPLLGALLLAVDFRTACLAGAAVFVLVLAGHARLMPQHIPGRTPVRGKGGAGTLLRNRRFLALCCAYGSYLLAYNQLYLALPDEVQRAAGSQAPLSWLFALSSLLVVFIQLPVTRWAGDRLDLRRSMRAGLLLIAAGFAVVAVARPAGWTGIAGLLPAAGFVVLLTLGQMLVVPAARAWVPDLAEEGRLGLYVGALSSVSGLIVLIGSAATGSLIDLGLPAAVPWLALAAVPALAVALVPRRPGAAEGQGDPDPGR from the coding sequence ATGACAGATCTGATATCCCGCGCTCGCAACCGCCGTACCGGCCGCACCCGGCCCCCGAAGCCCCGCCGCGAAAGCACCTGGGGAACCTGGAAGACCCTGTCACCGCTGCTGCGGCTGCTGATCCTGACGCAACTCGCCTTCAACATCGGCTTCTTCGCCGTGCTGCCGTTCCTCGCCGAGCACCTCGGCACAGCGATCGGCATGGCGGGCTGGCTGGTCGGCTTCGTCCTCGGCCTGAGGACCTTCAGCCAGCAGGGCCTGTTCGTGGTCGGCGGCTGGCTCGTCGACCGGTACGGGGTGCGCCCGGTCGTCCTGGCCGGCTGTGCGCTGCGGGTCGCCGGGTTCGCCTGGCTGGGATACGCGGGAGCGACCTGGGCCGTGATCGGCTCGGTGCTGGTGATCGGCTTCGCGGCCGCGTTGTTCTCCCCGGCCGTGGAGTCCGAGGTGGCCCGGCAGGCTGTGGCCCGGGAGGAGGAGGGCCACGGCCCGCGCACCCGGGTACTGGCCCTGTTCACGGTGGCGGGTCAGGCCGGGTCGTTCGTCGGGCCGCTGCTCGGCGCGCTGCTGCTCGCCGTGGACTTCCGCACCGCCTGCCTCGCCGGTGCCGCCGTCTTCGTCCTGGTCCTGGCGGGCCACGCGCGCCTGATGCCGCAGCACATCCCCGGCCGCACTCCCGTACGAGGCAAGGGCGGGGCGGGCACGCTGCTGCGCAACCGCCGCTTCCTCGCCCTGTGCTGCGCCTACGGCAGCTATCTGCTCGCCTACAACCAGCTCTATCTGGCCCTGCCGGACGAGGTGCAGCGCGCGGCGGGCTCCCAGGCGCCGCTGTCGTGGCTGTTCGCTCTCTCCTCCCTCCTGGTCGTCTTCATCCAACTGCCCGTCACCCGGTGGGCGGGTGACCGGCTGGACCTGCGTCGTTCCATGCGCGCGGGGTTGCTGCTCATCGCCGCCGGATTCGCCGTCGTGGCCGTGGCCCGCCCGGCCGGCTGGACCGGCATCGCGGGGCTCCTGCCCGCCGCGGGTTTCGTCGTGCTGCTGACCCTCGGCCAGATGCTGGTCGTGCCCGCCGCCCGCGCCTGGGTGCCCGACCTCGCCGAGGAGGGCCGGCTCGGCCTCTACGTCGGCGCGCTCTCCTCCGTCTCGGGCCTGATCGTCCTCATCGGCAGCGCGGCCACGGGGTCCCTGATCGACCTGGGCCTGCCGGCCGCCGTCCCATGGCTCGCCCTCGCCGCCGTCCCCGCCCTGGCGGTGGCACTGGTGCCGCGACGTCCGGGAGCGGCCGAGGGACAGGGGGACCCGGACCCGGGTCGGTAG
- a CDS encoding helix-turn-helix domain-containing protein, whose translation MCAATWTNSPTSQRRPWSSSSYDAFTGRPTRSSRPAGLVDHDTRHGTALLTTLRLCLDAAGNRTTAARQGGLSRETVYQRLRSIERLLDCDLESGERRTERHVVLTALDVLRDSGERPTRGSRGVRAAGWGRWPWCRRH comes from the coding sequence GTGTGCGCCGCTACGTGGACGAACTCGCCGACGTCTCAGCGGCGGCCCTGGTCATCGAGCTCGTACGACGCTTTCACCGGCCGCCCGACACGCTCGTCCAGGCCTGCCGGACTCGTCGACCACGACACCCGGCACGGCACCGCTCTCCTGACGACCCTGCGCCTCTGCCTGGACGCGGCAGGCAACAGGACGACCGCCGCGCGCCAGGGCGGCCTGTCCCGCGAGACCGTCTACCAGCGGCTTCGCAGCATCGAGCGGCTGCTCGACTGTGACCTCGAATCAGGTGAACGGCGTACCGAACGGCACGTGGTACTCACCGCGCTCGACGTCCTGCGGGACAGCGGGGAACGTCCTACTCGCGGCAGCCGAGGCGTGCGCGCAGCAGGTTGGGGTCGGTGGCCGTGGTGTAGGCGGCACTGA